The following are from one region of the Takifugu rubripes chromosome 16, fTakRub1.2, whole genome shotgun sequence genome:
- the LOC101065687 gene encoding potassium voltage-gated channel subfamily S member 3 → MGYGQILHQRGSDQDQVHLNVGGMRHNVDRDTLLRFPHTRLARLLRCQSEAAILELCDDYSPAEREYYFDRNPRVFLCVLNFYRTSRIHMMEEVCVFSFSQEIEYWGIQELHLSPCCNGWYHERKEYIQDMDWDVRSDDQHPPSVDSSFEDLSALDKDLAMFEGAWCGEMRSYVWLRLEDPGHSRGSKIIAVASLSLVLTSIIAMCVHSMPEFQRVDDNERPIEDPVLAILEEICIACFSAEFIIRMIVAPSRRKFFGNPLNIIDVASILPFYATLALETADEETIEESEDLENVGKVVQVLRLMRVFRILKLARHSIGLRALGATVRHSYHEVGLLLLFLSVGISIFSALIYFAEKEDGYSDLGTIPSGWWWATITMTTVGYGDTCPKTLAGKLVSTLCIICGLLVVALPITIIFNKFSKYYQRNKAMEGTCVARPERKDPELPYYSIRDLLTESVYPFIGALTFRSSVSSPGDDTDAFSLQDVEVYDNDTCENKIPK, encoded by the coding sequence ATGGGGTACGGACAAATCCTCCACCAGCGGGGCAGCGACCAGGACCAGGTCCACCTCAATGTCGGGGGCATGCGGCACAACGTGGACCGGGACACGCTGCTGCGCTTCCCCCACACACGCCTGGCCCGCCTGCTGCGCTGCCAGAGCGAGGCAGCCATCCTGGAGCTGTGCGATGATTACAGCCCGGCCGAGAGGGAATACTACTTCGACAGGAATCCGCGAGTTTTCCTCTGCGTTCTCAACTTCTACCGTACGAGCCGCATCCAcatgatggaggaggtgtgCGTCTTTTCCTTCAGCCAGGAGATCGAGTACTGGGGCATCCAGGAGCTCCACCTGAGCCCCTGCTGTAACGGCTGGTACCACGAGAGGAAGGAGTACATCCAGGACATGGACTGGGACGTCAGGAGCGACGACCAGCATCCGCCCAGCGTCGACTCCTCCTTCGAGGATCTCTCTGCTCTCGATAAAGACCTGGCCATGTTTGAGGGCGCCTGGTGCGGAGAAATGAGGAGCTACGTGTGGCTCAGGCTCGAGGACCCGGGTCACTCCAGAGGTTCTAAGATCATCGCCGTGGCGTCCCTCAGCTTGGTGTTGACCTCCATTATTGCCATGTGTGTCCACAGCATGCCAGAGTTCCAGCGCGTGGACGACAACGAGAGACCCATTGAGGACCCGGTCCTCGCCATCCTGGAAGAGATCTGCATCGCCTGCTTTTCTGCCGAGTTCATCATCAGGATGATTGTAGCCCCCTCCCGCAGGAAGTTCTTCGGGAACCCTTTGAACATCATCGACGTCGCCTCCATTTTGCCCTTTTACGCTACTTTAGCCCTGGAAACGGCTGACGAGGAGACCATAGAGGAGAGCGAGGACTTGGAAAACGTGGGGAAGGTGGTGCAAGTCCTGCGCCTCATGCGTGTTTTCAGAATCCTCAAACTGGCGCGTCACTCCATCGGGCTGCGCGCGCTCGGCGCCACCGTCCGCCACAGCTACCACGAGGtcggcctgctcctcctcttcctctcagtcGGCATCTCCATTTTCTCGGCCCTCATCTACTTTGCGGAAAAGGAAGACGGATACTCAGATCTGGGGACCATCCCATCAGGCTGGTGGTGGGCCACCATCACCATGACCACGGTCGGATACGGTGACACCTGCCCCAAAACGCTGGCCGGGAAGCTCGTGTCCACCTTGTGTATCATCTGTGGCCTGTTGGTGGTGGCTCTgcccatcaccatcatcttcaatAAGTTCTCAAAGTACTATCAAAGAAACAAAGCCATGGAGGGGACGTGTGTCGCAAGGCCAGAGAGAAAAGACCCCGAACTCCCTTATTACAGCATCAGGGACCTGCTGACGGAGAGCGTGTATCCTTTTATAGGAGCTCTAACCTTCAGGAGCAGTGTGAGCAGCCCGGGGGACGACACAGATGCCTTCAGCCTCCAGGACGTTGAGGTGTATGACAACGACACCTGTGAAAACAAAATACCAAAATGA
- the LOC115253041 gene encoding uncharacterized protein isoform X1, with translation MGHLFGSGWLVFLIAFVKLEAQNTPPASVDSRCLGNVLSVDVSLLGGRYLEVEAVLNDSTVVITPKIASQCGLRMTTSPLGNTVIFASLQNCFAQNSGDVDFTTILNLRLIGSHKGDEVYQVAKTCRYAAWASREIICNSDYMEVSVRRPASNDYALPQQSVPGSQMGRATQKPGGEAGLRVKYLVLFTPEEKIMEVTEAQNLHMITTTPTRLFLRTSTTSSETFTQDVSGVTMAVLKTSIIFANRWIDATAACPTPEGSVFFMRNSIRWLLPWYINPLISGQVQLLEVHVGINGSRLEPAEVAARQYSLTVGEVYVILDIPFGSVGGHFKSFVRDNKYYTSYQIEPMLELLWTEDAMHKDTRYKVFLPVTTPQQLQPIYLNDYTVPEKQFFDLMLGYFGPDVCLINISIPTGVLSVEECNARDFNILEHTFPDSSSKFFTLQVPFADPSVQQKGDLGKTVVSLHLTFGLLVMPELVPFSHSAYLHAEVADVGMQLSRLAEPSKANIGRPFAVSPSISGGCDEENFYILVKYGTRGLNFATTVGKQMLTSSLAREYYLMENGTHLSFSVPFSSSNVAYEAVQATSIRSRLDVTLTDPQTKKSLEGFSLSCTFIKTLTECFPNGTMTALAVKLESVPSLNPSQLVLNDPSCGPAYSDDRYAYFVFTANSCGTNRKFFANMMLYENEISLPGELEMEKSDDEPEYELKVYCYYDINDTYAVAFNTRARRSEPYADDAQGELQVEIRVASDDAYAAFHTEADYPVLKFLQEPVYFEVELKGTKLAAVSLELDSCWATLDGDRFSQPRWNLIIKGCVNPVDPNKVIFHPVPVDQRVHYPSHFKRFEVQMFAFADEDNLSHQVFVHCDVFVCDAKNPQDGVCNKLCYEKETGKGQKRAASDDRTLLHVISGPILVI, from the exons ATGGGTCATTTATTTGGATCTGG GTGGCTTGTTTTCCTGATTGCGTTTGTAAAGTTAGAGGCTCAAAATACGCCACCTGCAA GCGTCGACTCGAGATGTTTGGGGAATGTCCTGTCTGTGGATGTGAGCCTGCTCGGAGGGCGATATCTGGAAGTAGAGGCTGTCCTCA ATGACTCCACGGTTGTTATTACACCAAAAATAGCTTCTCAGTGCGGCTTGAGGATGACGACATCACCGCTAGGCAACACTGTGATTTTCGCCTCTCTTCAAAACTGTTTTGCGCAGAATTCG GGAGACGTTGACTTCACCACCATTTTAAATCTCCGACTGATCGGCAGCCACAAGGGTGACGAAGTTTACCAGGTGGCGAAAACCTGCCGCTATGCTGCTTGGGCCTCCAGGGAAATTATATGCAACAGCGACTACATGGAG GTATCTGTGAGAAGACCCGCTTCAAACGATTATGCCCTTCCCCAGCAATCCGTCCCAGGGTCACAGATGGGTCGAGCTACACAG AAACCCGGTGGAGAGGCAGGTCTGAGAGTCAAATATCTGGTGCTGTTCACTCCTGAAGAGAAGATTATGGAAGTGACTGAAGCCCAGAACTTGCACATGATCACAACCACACCTACCAGGCTGTTCCTGAGAACTTCAACAACCTCCTCGGAGACCTTCACTCAGGAT GTCTCGGGCGTGACCATGGCTGTGCTGAAAACCTCCATAATATTTGCAAACCGATGGATTGACGCAACGGCTGCTTGCCCAACACCAGAGG GTAGCGTCTTTTTCATGAGAAACTCCATCCGCTGGCTCCTGCCGTGGTACATCAACCCTCTGATCTCCGGCCAGGTTCAGCTCCTGGAGGTGCACGTGGGCATCAACGGCAGCAGGCTAGAGCCCGCTGAAGTGGCTGCCAGGCAATACTCCCTCACGGTCGGCGAGGTGTACGTCATCCTCGACATTCCTTTCGGGTCTGTCGGAGGCCACTTTAAG AGTTTTGTTCGGGATAACAAATACTACACATCTTATCAAATTGAGCCAATGTTGGAGCTGCTCTGGACCGAAGATGCCATGCACAAGGACACGAGATATAAAGTCTTCCTTCCTGTGACAACGCCACAGCAGTTACAGCCCATCTATCTTAACGACT ACACCGTTCCTGAGAAGCAATTCTTTGATTTAATGCTGGGATATTTTGGTCCTGATGTCTGTCTTATCAACATTTCCATCCCGACGGGGGTTTTGTCCGTGGAGGAGTGCAACGCCAGAGACTTCAACATCCTGGAGCACACCTTTCCGGACAGCAGCTCAAAGTTCTTCACGCTTCAAGTGCCTTTTGCAGACCCCAGCGTGCAGCAGAAA ggaGATCTAGGGAAGACTGTCGTCAGTCTTCACTTGACCTTTGGCTTGTTGGTCATGCCAGAGCTCGTTCCCTTTTCCCATTCGGCTTATCTCCATGCTGAAGTGGCCGACGTCGGTATGCAACTCAGCCGATTGGCCGAGCCTTCTAAAGCCAACATTGGGCGACCGTTTGCAGTTTCGCCCTCCATCTCTGGTGGCTGCGACGAGGAGAACTTCTACATCCTTGTGAAATATGGAACCCGAGGCTTAAACTTTGCAACCACCGTGGGGAAACAAATGCTCACATCTAGTTTGGCTAGGGAATACTACCTGATGGAAAATGGAACACACTTGAGTTTTTCGGTGCCATTTTCTAGCTCGAATGTTGCATACGAG GCTGTTCAAGCAACGTCTATAAGATCCAGACTTGATGTGACGCTGACGGATCCTCAAACCAAAAAGAGCCTGGAAGGATTCTCTCTATCATGCACGTTCATCAAAACACTGACTG AGTGTTTTCCTAATGGTACCATGACGGCTCTGGCTGTGAAGCTGGAGTCGGTTCCCAGTCTAAACCCCAGTCAGCTTGTGCTTAATGACCCCAGCTGTGGTCCCGCCTACAGCGACGATCGCTACGCTTATTTCGTCTTCACTGCAAACTCCTGTGGGACCAACAGAAAG tTTTTTGCCAACATGATGCTGTATGAAAATGAAATTTCTCTGCCAGGTGAACTTGAGATGGAAAAATCAGACGATGAGCCAGAGTATGA GCTGAAAGTGTACTGCTACTATGACATCAATGACACCTATGCTGTGGCCTTCAACACCAGAGCTCGCAGGAGCGAACCGTATGCAGATGACGCACAAGGAGAGCTTCAAGTTGAAATTCGAGTGGCTTCTG ATGACGCCTATGCCGCATTTCACACCGAGGCGGATTATCCTGTCCTCAAGTTCCTGCAGGAGCCGGTGTATTTTGAGGTGGAACTGAAGGGAACCAAACTCGCGGCCGTATCGCTGGAACTGGACAGCTGTTGGGCAACGCTTGACGGCGACAGGTTCTCGCAGCCCAGGTGGAACCTCATCATTAAAGG GTGCGTGAACCCAGTGGACCCAAACAAAGTGATCTTCCATCCTGTCCCTGTTGACCAAAGGGTTCATTATCCTTCACATTTTAAGCGATTTGAGGTCCAGATGTTTGCCTTTGCTGATGAAGATAATTTGAGTCATCAG GTTTTTGTTCACTGCGACGTATTTGTCTGTGATGCCAAAAATCCCCAAGATGGAGTTTGTAATAAGCTCTGTTATGAGAAGGAAACCGGAAAGG GTCAAAAACGTGCTGCTTCAGATGATCGCACACTCCTACACGTGATATCAGGACCCATTCTtgtaatttaa
- the LOC115253041 gene encoding uncharacterized protein isoform X2: protein MGHLFGSGWLVFLIAFVKLEAQNTPPASVDSRCLGNVLSVDVSLLGGRYLEVEAVLNDSTVVITPKIASQCGLRMTTSPLGNTVIFASLQNCFAQNSGDVDFTTILNLRLIGSHKGDEVYQVAKTCRYAAWASREIICNSDYMEVSVRRPASNDYALPQQSVPGSQMGRATQAGLRVKYLVLFTPEEKIMEVTEAQNLHMITTTPTRLFLRTSTTSSETFTQDVSGVTMAVLKTSIIFANRWIDATAACPTPEGSVFFMRNSIRWLLPWYINPLISGQVQLLEVHVGINGSRLEPAEVAARQYSLTVGEVYVILDIPFGSVGGHFKSFVRDNKYYTSYQIEPMLELLWTEDAMHKDTRYKVFLPVTTPQQLQPIYLNDYTVPEKQFFDLMLGYFGPDVCLINISIPTGVLSVEECNARDFNILEHTFPDSSSKFFTLQVPFADPSVQQKGDLGKTVVSLHLTFGLLVMPELVPFSHSAYLHAEVADVGMQLSRLAEPSKANIGRPFAVSPSISGGCDEENFYILVKYGTRGLNFATTVGKQMLTSSLAREYYLMENGTHLSFSVPFSSSNVAYEAVQATSIRSRLDVTLTDPQTKKSLEGFSLSCTFIKTLTECFPNGTMTALAVKLESVPSLNPSQLVLNDPSCGPAYSDDRYAYFVFTANSCGTNRKFFANMMLYENEISLPGELEMEKSDDEPEYELKVYCYYDINDTYAVAFNTRARRSEPYADDAQGELQVEIRVASDDAYAAFHTEADYPVLKFLQEPVYFEVELKGTKLAAVSLELDSCWATLDGDRFSQPRWNLIIKGCVNPVDPNKVIFHPVPVDQRVHYPSHFKRFEVQMFAFADEDNLSHQVFVHCDVFVCDAKNPQDGVCNKLCYEKETGKGQKRAASDDRTLLHVISGPILVI from the exons ATGGGTCATTTATTTGGATCTGG GTGGCTTGTTTTCCTGATTGCGTTTGTAAAGTTAGAGGCTCAAAATACGCCACCTGCAA GCGTCGACTCGAGATGTTTGGGGAATGTCCTGTCTGTGGATGTGAGCCTGCTCGGAGGGCGATATCTGGAAGTAGAGGCTGTCCTCA ATGACTCCACGGTTGTTATTACACCAAAAATAGCTTCTCAGTGCGGCTTGAGGATGACGACATCACCGCTAGGCAACACTGTGATTTTCGCCTCTCTTCAAAACTGTTTTGCGCAGAATTCG GGAGACGTTGACTTCACCACCATTTTAAATCTCCGACTGATCGGCAGCCACAAGGGTGACGAAGTTTACCAGGTGGCGAAAACCTGCCGCTATGCTGCTTGGGCCTCCAGGGAAATTATATGCAACAGCGACTACATGGAG GTATCTGTGAGAAGACCCGCTTCAAACGATTATGCCCTTCCCCAGCAATCCGTCCCAGGGTCACAGATGGGTCGAGCTACACAG GCAGGTCTGAGAGTCAAATATCTGGTGCTGTTCACTCCTGAAGAGAAGATTATGGAAGTGACTGAAGCCCAGAACTTGCACATGATCACAACCACACCTACCAGGCTGTTCCTGAGAACTTCAACAACCTCCTCGGAGACCTTCACTCAGGAT GTCTCGGGCGTGACCATGGCTGTGCTGAAAACCTCCATAATATTTGCAAACCGATGGATTGACGCAACGGCTGCTTGCCCAACACCAGAGG GTAGCGTCTTTTTCATGAGAAACTCCATCCGCTGGCTCCTGCCGTGGTACATCAACCCTCTGATCTCCGGCCAGGTTCAGCTCCTGGAGGTGCACGTGGGCATCAACGGCAGCAGGCTAGAGCCCGCTGAAGTGGCTGCCAGGCAATACTCCCTCACGGTCGGCGAGGTGTACGTCATCCTCGACATTCCTTTCGGGTCTGTCGGAGGCCACTTTAAG AGTTTTGTTCGGGATAACAAATACTACACATCTTATCAAATTGAGCCAATGTTGGAGCTGCTCTGGACCGAAGATGCCATGCACAAGGACACGAGATATAAAGTCTTCCTTCCTGTGACAACGCCACAGCAGTTACAGCCCATCTATCTTAACGACT ACACCGTTCCTGAGAAGCAATTCTTTGATTTAATGCTGGGATATTTTGGTCCTGATGTCTGTCTTATCAACATTTCCATCCCGACGGGGGTTTTGTCCGTGGAGGAGTGCAACGCCAGAGACTTCAACATCCTGGAGCACACCTTTCCGGACAGCAGCTCAAAGTTCTTCACGCTTCAAGTGCCTTTTGCAGACCCCAGCGTGCAGCAGAAA ggaGATCTAGGGAAGACTGTCGTCAGTCTTCACTTGACCTTTGGCTTGTTGGTCATGCCAGAGCTCGTTCCCTTTTCCCATTCGGCTTATCTCCATGCTGAAGTGGCCGACGTCGGTATGCAACTCAGCCGATTGGCCGAGCCTTCTAAAGCCAACATTGGGCGACCGTTTGCAGTTTCGCCCTCCATCTCTGGTGGCTGCGACGAGGAGAACTTCTACATCCTTGTGAAATATGGAACCCGAGGCTTAAACTTTGCAACCACCGTGGGGAAACAAATGCTCACATCTAGTTTGGCTAGGGAATACTACCTGATGGAAAATGGAACACACTTGAGTTTTTCGGTGCCATTTTCTAGCTCGAATGTTGCATACGAG GCTGTTCAAGCAACGTCTATAAGATCCAGACTTGATGTGACGCTGACGGATCCTCAAACCAAAAAGAGCCTGGAAGGATTCTCTCTATCATGCACGTTCATCAAAACACTGACTG AGTGTTTTCCTAATGGTACCATGACGGCTCTGGCTGTGAAGCTGGAGTCGGTTCCCAGTCTAAACCCCAGTCAGCTTGTGCTTAATGACCCCAGCTGTGGTCCCGCCTACAGCGACGATCGCTACGCTTATTTCGTCTTCACTGCAAACTCCTGTGGGACCAACAGAAAG tTTTTTGCCAACATGATGCTGTATGAAAATGAAATTTCTCTGCCAGGTGAACTTGAGATGGAAAAATCAGACGATGAGCCAGAGTATGA GCTGAAAGTGTACTGCTACTATGACATCAATGACACCTATGCTGTGGCCTTCAACACCAGAGCTCGCAGGAGCGAACCGTATGCAGATGACGCACAAGGAGAGCTTCAAGTTGAAATTCGAGTGGCTTCTG ATGACGCCTATGCCGCATTTCACACCGAGGCGGATTATCCTGTCCTCAAGTTCCTGCAGGAGCCGGTGTATTTTGAGGTGGAACTGAAGGGAACCAAACTCGCGGCCGTATCGCTGGAACTGGACAGCTGTTGGGCAACGCTTGACGGCGACAGGTTCTCGCAGCCCAGGTGGAACCTCATCATTAAAGG GTGCGTGAACCCAGTGGACCCAAACAAAGTGATCTTCCATCCTGTCCCTGTTGACCAAAGGGTTCATTATCCTTCACATTTTAAGCGATTTGAGGTCCAGATGTTTGCCTTTGCTGATGAAGATAATTTGAGTCATCAG GTTTTTGTTCACTGCGACGTATTTGTCTGTGATGCCAAAAATCCCCAAGATGGAGTTTGTAATAAGCTCTGTTATGAGAAGGAAACCGGAAAGG GTCAAAAACGTGCTGCTTCAGATGATCGCACACTCCTACACGTGATATCAGGACCCATTCTtgtaatttaa
- the LOC101072972 gene encoding potassium voltage-gated channel subfamily S member 3-like, whose product MGYGQILHQRGSDQDQVHLNVGGMRHNVDRDTLLRFPHTRLARLLRCQSEAAILELCDDYSPAEREYYFDRNPRVFLCVLNFYRTSRIHMMEEVCVFSFSQEIEYWGIQELHLSPCCNGWYHERKEYIQDMDWDVRSDDQHPPSVDSSFEDLSALDKDLAMFEGAWCGEMRSYVWLRLEDPGHSRGSKIIAVASLSLVLTSIIAMCVHSMPEFQRVDDNERPIEDPVLAILEEICIACFSAEFIIRMIVAPSRRKFFGNPLNIIDVASILPFYARG is encoded by the coding sequence ATGGGGTACGGACAAATCCTCCACCAGCGGGGCAGCGACCAGGACCAGGTCCACCTCAATGTCGGGGGCATGCGGCACAACGTGGACCGGGACACGCTGCTGCGCTTCCCCCACACACGCCTGGCCCGCCTGCTGCGCTGCCAGAGCGAGGCAGCCATCCTGGAGCTGTGCGATGATTACAGCCCGGCCGAGAGGGAATACTACTTCGACAGGAATCCGCGAGTTTTCCTCTGCGTTCTCAACTTCTACCGTACGAGCCGCATCCAcatgatggaggaggtgtgCGTCTTTTCCTTCAGCCAGGAGATCGAGTACTGGGGCATCCAGGAGCTCCACCTGAGCCCCTGCTGTAACGGCTGGTACCACGAGAGGAAGGAGTACATCCAGGACATGGACTGGGACGTCAGGAGCGACGACCAGCATCCGCCCAGCGTCGACTCCTCCTTCGAGGATCTCTCTGCTCTCGATAAAGACCTGGCCATGTTTGAGGGCGCCTGGTGCGGAGAAATGAGGAGCTACGTGTGGCTCAGGCTCGAGGACCCGGGTCACTCCAGAGGTTCTAAGATCATCGCCGTGGCGTCCCTCAGCTTGGTGTTGACCTCCATCATTGCCATGTGTGTCCACAGCATGCCAGAGTTCCAGCGCGTGGACGACAACGAGAGACCCATTGAGGACCCGGTCCTCGCCATCCTGGAAGAGATCTGCATCGCCTGCTTTTCTGCCGAGTTCATCATCAGGATGATTGTAGCCCCCTCCCGCAGGAAGTTCTTCGGGAACCCTTTGAACATCATCGACGTCGCCTCCATTTTGCCCTTTTACGCTAGAGGGTAA